The genomic region CCGAACGCATGGACCGCCAGCAGCAGTTCCTCGGTTCGCTGGTGAAGAAGGTGCAGAGCAACGGCGTCCTGCTGAACCCGACGCGGCTCTACCCGGTCCTCGACGCGGCGACCAAGTCGGTCACCACCGACCCGGGTCTGGACACCCTCAAGGACCTGTACGACCTGACGCGGCGGATGCGGGACATCCCCACCGACAAGGTCCAGTTCCTGACCGTGCCGCGCGAGCCGTACGCCGCCGACCGGAACCGCGACCAGCTCGTCCAGCCGAACGCGGACAACCTCTTCAAGCGGCTGCGCGACGACGCCCCGGTCGTGGTGACCCACGGCAGCAGCGGCGAACCCGCGAGCAGTTCCCGGACGGGGTCGGAATCGGGCAGGAAGGGGTCGGCCACCCCTTCCCCGCAGTCCACTTTCGCGGGTACGAACGCCTCTGTCAGGGCGTGCGGGTAAACAATTTTCAAACCCGGATGCACAGCGCATGTGGATTGCGCGTTATGCCCAGTTGTAAGAAGTGCTGAATGTGTCACGCACGTCGCTGGACGGCGATCCGGGCAGATAGTGTGACGCAACCCGGTGCATCCGGCCAGATGGCCGCGCACTGCTGGATCGAAAGACCGAGCGCCTGGGGGGAGGGCGCATCGCGTGGCACCGACGGAGGACGCAGGCAACCGTGGACGCGCATAGCCGTGGGCGGGCGGGCGATGACGATATCGACCCCGCGGACCAATGGGTACTCAACCCGGACACCGGCAATTACGAACTGCGACTGAATCCCTCCGGAACGCAATCAGGGGGAAATGCGCCGCGGGGATCCGAATCCGGTTCCGGCCGTACCCGGCGCCGGGATTCGCCTCCCGCGCAGGGCTCCCGGCGTTCGTCGCGGCAGCCGTCGGTGCCGCAGCAGTCGCCGCGCCGGGACGTGCCGGCCCAGCGCAGCCGCCGGGCGGGAAGCGCGGGGGGCGACGGGCCGGACGGTCCGCAGCAGTCCGCGGCGGGCCGCCGCAAGCGCAAGCAGCCGAAGGCGCGCAAGAAGAAGGCCCTGATGTGGACGGGCGGCGTGGTGGCCTTCGTCCTCGTCGGTGTGTCCGTCGGCGGGTACGCCCTCTACGAGCACTTCCAGGGCAACCTCAACACCGTTGACGTGGTGGGCGGTTCGACCGGCTCCACCAAGGACAGGGCCGTCAACATATTGCTGATCGGTACGGACAAGCGCACCGGCAAGGGCAACGAGGGCTACGGCGACAAGGGCAGCGTCGGCCACGCCGACACCAACATCCTGTTCCACGTCTCCAAGGACCGGACGAACGCCACCGCGCTCTCCATCCCCCGCGACCTGATCACCGACATCCCGGACTGCGAGACCAAGCAGCCGGACGGCTCGACGAAGGTCATCCCGGGGACGCCGCACGTCCGCTTCAACACCAGCCTCGGCCAGGACGGCCGCGACCCCGGCTGCACCATGAAGACGGTCAAGGAACTCACCGGTCTGAACGTCGACCACTTCATGATGGCCGACTTCAACGCCATCAAGACGCTCAGCACCGCGGTGGGCGGGGTCGAGGTCTGCGTCGGCAGGGACATCGACGACAAGGAATCGCACCTCAAGCTCCCCAAGGGCAAGAGCACGGTGGAGGGCGAGCAGGCACTGGCCTTCGTCCGCACCCGGCACAGCTTCGGCAACCACGGCGACCTGGACCGTATCCAGGTGCAGCAGCAGTTCCTCGCCTCGCTGATCCGCAAGATGACCTCGGGCGACATCCTCACCAGCCCCACCAAGCTGTACACCCTGGCGGACGCGGCGACCAAGGCGCTCACGGTCGACAGCGCGATCGGCAGCATCGACAAGCTCAAGGACCTCGCGATGGACCTGAAGAAGGTCAATCCGAAGAACGTCACCTTCACGACGCTGCCGGTCCTCGACAACCCGGCGGAGAAGGTCCCCGTCACCGTGGTGCTGAACAGCGCCAAGGCCGACCCGGTGTTCTCGATGATGCGCGAGGACGTCTCGCTCACCGAGGTGAAGAAGAAGGCGAAGGCGGCCGAGAGCAAGCAGGCCGCACTCCTCAAGGGCCCCCGGGCCCAGGCGTCCGACGTCCGGGTCAAGGTCCTCAACGGCGGCGCCGTCTCGGGCTCCGCACAGACCACGCTGACCTGGCTGCAGAACACCGAGGGCGTACTGAAGTCGGAGAACGGCGGCAACCACAAGCCCGATCTGGCCAAGACCACCCTCACGTACGCGCCGAACCAGGCAGACCAGGCCCGCAAGCTCGCGGACCTCATGGGCCTGCCCGCATCGGCGCTGAAGCCCGGCACGACGGACTCCGTCGGCCTCACCCCGATGACTCTCGTCCTGGGAGCCGACTTCAAGGCCGCGGGGACACCGATAGCCGCTCCGGCAAAGGCGCCGGAAGACATCCAGCGCGTGGAAGCAGACAAGACCGTGTGTCCCAAGTGACGCCAGTTCTCCGGGGCGTACGGACACGTGAATAGCAGGGGGACCTGGTGGGACAGAGCAGCGTGCGGGGCGAGGGGACGCGGAACTCACGCGCCCGTCAACTCGGCTGGGACGACAGTCTTTACGAGCCGGGGGCTGCCGGCCCGGGTCCTGGCGGCGAGGGTGGCGGACGCCGCAGACAGGGCGGACCGCGCGGACGCGGGCGGCGTGGGAAACGCCGAATACTCCGCTGGGTGGCGGCTGCCGTCTCCCTGGTGATCATCGGCACCGCCGGCGCCGGTTATCTCTACTACCGCCACCTGAACGGCAATCTGAAGAAGGACGCGCTCAACCTCGGCGACCACCAGGCCCCGAAGACGAAGGCCAACGCGGCGGGCCAGACCCCGTTGAACATCCTGTTGATCGGCTCCGACGCGCGGGACTCCAAGGAGAACCAGAAGCTCGGCGGCGCCAAGAACACCTTCGGCGCCCCGCCGCTGGCCGATGTGCAGATGCTGCTGCACGTCTCGGCGGACCGCAGCAACATGTCGGTGGTGAGCCTGCCGCGCGACACCGTGCTGAAGATCCCCAAGTGCACGGCCAAGGACGGCAAGGAATACCCGGCGACGGGCTGGACGCTGGCCAACGAGTCGCTGGGGCGCGGCGGTCCCGGCTGCACCGTCGCCACCTGGGAGTCCCTCACCGGCATCCACATCGACCACTTCATGAAGATCGACTTCTCGGGTGTGGTCTCGATGGCCGACGCGATCGGCGGTGTCCCGGTCTGCGTGGACGCCAACGTCTACTCGCACACCCACGACGGCCACGGCTCCGGGCTGAAGGTGAGGAAGGGCACCACCCCGGTCAAGGGGCAGCAGGCGCTCCAGTGGCTGCGTACGCGCTACGGGTTCTGGCCGGACACCGATGTCGTACGGACCAAGGCCCAGCACATGTACATGAACTCGATGGTCCGCCAGCTGCGCAAGGGCACCAAGCTCACCAATCCCGGCAAGCTGATGGACCTCGCCGAGGCGGCGACCAACGCACTCACCGTGGACGACGCGATCGACACGGGCCTGAAGCTGTACGACCTGGCCGGGGAGCTCAAGAAGGTCCCGACCTCGCGGATCACCATGACCACGATGCCGAACGTCAACTCCGTACGGCCCGGTTTCGAGGAGAAGGTCGACCCCAAGGCGGGCGACGCGGACAAGCTGTTCTCGATGGTCCGTGACGACATCCCGCTGGACGGCAAGGCCTCCAAGAGGAAGAAGCCCGCCGAGAAGGTCTCCGACGATCCGGCGGCTCCCAAGGCGGAGATCGGCATCACCGTGCAGAACGGCACGGCAGGGGACGGCGGGCTGCCCACGAAGGGCCGCGCCGGAGAGATCACCGCGCTGCTCACCGGGCAGGGCTTCACCCGGGCCACTGCTTCCCAGCAGTTGGATCCGCAGGCGAAGACCACCGTGCTCTTCCCCAGCGCCGACCTGGAGGGCGACGCCCAGGCGGTGGCGAAGGCGATGGGAGTGCCGCTGCACTCCGTGAAGAAGTCCACCGACGTCACCGGAGTCACGGTGATCGTGGGCAGCGACTGGCGTACGGGGACGACCTACCCCAAGTCCCAGGCGGACGACGGCAAGACGCCGGAATCGGCGGAGGCGCTCCAGGGTGACGACGAGTCGGCGTGCATGCACGTCGACCCCGCGTACACCTGGTAGCGCGGCCCGGAACGCACTCCGCCCCCGACGGCTCAGGCTGTCGGGGGCGGAGGTGCGTACGGGACCGGGTCAGGCCGCGGCGCGGACCGTCGGGCGGCGGCTGGCGATGACCTTCCGGGCCAGCGAGCGGGGGCTGGTCAGGAAGCCGAAGCCCCAGCACATGTGCATCGTCGCCAGCGCGACGGGGATCTGCGCCCGCGCCTTGAGCGACAGGCCCTTGCCGGCCGGCACCGAGCCCGCCACGATGGCCGCGGCGTAGGCCGCGGGTACGAGGAACGCCCACGGGGTGACGGCGGCGCCGACCACGATGCCCGCCGCGATCGCGCAGACCGCGGTCGGCGGCGCGAGGTAGCGGAGGTTGATCGAACCCTCGTGGTAGCGGGCGACGACATGCCGCCAGCGGCCGTAGTCCTTGTACTGCTTGGCGAGCGCCCGGACCGAGGGGCGCGGCCGGTACTGGACGCGCAGTTCGGGCGAGAACCAGATCAGGCCGCCCGCGTCGCGGATCCGGAAGTTCAGCTCCCAGTCCTGGGCGCGGATGAACTCCTCGTTGTACCCGCCCTGTTGCTCCAGCGCCTCGCGCCGGAAGACCCCCAGGTAGACGGTCTCCGCGGGGGCCGCCTTGCCGCCGGTGTGGAACGCCGCGTTGCCGACGCCGATCTTGGAGGTCATCGCGGCGGCGACCGCGTCCTCCCAGGCGTTCTCGCCCTCGGCGTGCATGATGCCGCCGACGTTCATCGCGCCGGTCTCCTCCAGGAGGCGGACCGCGGTGGCGATGTAGTTCGGCGAGAGCATGCCGTGGCCGTCGACCCGCACCACGACGGGGTGCCGGGAGGCCTTGATCGCGGCGTTGAGTGCCGCGGGGGTACGGCCGGTGGGGTTGGCGACGGTGTGGACCCGCGGGTCCTCCCGTACCAGCTCGGCGGCGATCTCCTCGGTACGGTCCGACGACGGGCCGATGGCGATCACCACCTCCATCTCGCCGTCGTACTCCTGCTCCAGGATGTGGCGGACCGAGTTGCGCAGATGCCGTTCCTCGTTGAGGACCGGCATGATCACAGAAACAGCGGGCGTGGCGTTCATAGACGGGCCACGTTACCGCGAACGGGGGACACCCGGAGCGGCGCCCGGGGCGGCATACCCGGAATGCTGATCACAAAGGCATACGGTGGCCGCTTCCCCGCCCGTCCCCCTCTGAGGTGTTCCGTGTCCCCCGTGCCCCCGCCCCGCCGCCGCAGGCCGCCGCCGAAGCGTCCCCGCTGGGGCATGCGGCTGACCACCACCCTCTCCGTGCTGGTCCTCGGCGCCGGAGGAATCGGCCACGCGCTCCTCAGCGAGCTGGACGGCATCGGCAGGATCGATCCCTTCAAGGACATGAAGAATCGTCCCGCCGCGGGCCGGGGCATGAATGTGCTGCTGGTCGGCACGGACGGCCGGGACAAGATCACGCCGGAGGAGAAGAAGAAGTACCACCTGGGCGGGGCGCCCTGTCACTGCACCGACACGCTGATGATGGTCCACGTCTCGGCGGACCGCTCACGGGTGAGTGTGGTGAGCCTGCCACGGGACAGTTACGCGATGGTTCCCGCCCGCACCGAGGCGGACGGCCGGAAGCGCGACGCCCACCCGATCAAGCTCAACGCGGCCTACGCGGAGGGTGGCCCCGGACTCACCGTACGGACCGTGGAGCAGATGACCGGGGTGAAGGTCGACCACTACCTGGAGGTCGACTTCACCAGCTTCATGAAGACGGTGGACGTGCTCGGCGGGGTCGACGTCTGCACGGTCCGCCCGCTGAAGGACTCGTACAGCGGCCTCGACCTGCCGGTGGGGACGAGCAGGCTCGACGGGGGCGGGGCGCTCCAGTACGTGCGCTCCCGGCACGTCGACGGGGCGTCCGACATCAGCCGGATGCAGCGCCAGCAGCGCTTCATGGCATCCCTGATCGAGAAGGCCACCAGCAGCGGGGTGCTGCTGAACCCGGTCAGGTTCCGCGAGGTGACGTCCACGGTCTTCGACTCGGTCCGCGCGGACAAGGGCTTCGACGCCGACCAGATGCTCAGCCTCGGCCAGGCGATGCGCGGCTTCTCCCCGTCGTCGTCGGAGTTCACGTCCGTGCCCATCGGGCAGATGAACTACCTGGTCAGGGGCATTGGCTCGACCGTGAAGTGGGACGCCCGGAAGGCTGGGAAGCTTTTCCGGGCGCTCCGCGACGACAAGCCGATCGCCCAGCACCGGTCGGCGACGGCGAAGACCAAACAGGTCGATGTGGAACCGAACCAGATCCGGGTCCAGGTGGCCAACGGGACCGCCACCACCGGTCTGGCCGCCCGCGCCGACAAGGGCCTGCACGCCAGCGGCTTCCTGTCGTCGGTCGCGGTCACCGCCCCGGGCCGGGCGGCCCCGCAGAACGTCAAGCACACCTACATCGAGTACGACCCACGCTGGAACCGCTCGGTGCAGTCCGTGGCGGCGGCCCTGCCGGGCGCCGAGCTGCGGAAGGTGAACGGGCTCGGCCCGACGCTGAAGGTGACGCTCGGATCGGACTTCACGTCGGTGACACCGGTGCGGCCGGAGGAACCGGCCGCCGGCCAGTTCGGCGCGGTCACCGGCGACCAGGTGGTCTGCCGGTAGGGCGGCGCGGCGGCGGGTGGACGGACCGGGGCGTCCGTGACAGGGGACAGGGGGGCAGCGTCAGTCGTCGATGCCGTCGGCGATGCGCTGTTCCCTGAGCTCCTTGATCGCGCGGCGCCGGGCGAGCCGGTGCGTACGGCGGATCTGCGCCTCCTGGTAGCGCCGCTTGTCCCGCTCGGTCTCGGGGACCACCGGCGGTACGACGCGGGGTTTGCCGTCCGCGTCCACGGCGGCGAAGACCAGATAGGCGCTGCCGACCTGCTGGGCCGGGGTGGACTCGTTCCACCGCTCGGCGAGCACCCGGACCCCGACCTCCATCGAGGACCGGCCCGTCCAGTTCACCTGGGCCTTCACATGGACCAGGTCACCGACCCGTACCGGCTCCAGGAAGACCATCTCGTCCATGGAGGCGGTGACCGCGGGCCCGCCGGAGTGCCGCCCGGCCACGGCACCGGCCGCGTCGTCCACCAGTTTCATGATCACGCCACCGTGCACCGTGCCGAGGAGATTGGTGTCGGTGCCCGTCATGATGTGGCTCAGGGTGGTACGGGAGGCCGAGGTGGGCTTGCCCGGAATATCAGTCATACGTGCCAGCTTAGGGCTCATTTCCGGTTTTCCCCGCAGCGCCGGGAGGGGCCGCTCACCAGCACATTGCATCAGCTTCGCAACAGCCCTGCCCCGATCCGTCACCCACCCTGTAATACGAACGCGCCGTGACGGCACACTGGTCCACATGGATGACAGGGACCGCTACGGACGCGGCAGCGAGAACGCGCAGCCCGAGGGCGCTCGGGTCATGCGGCACGTGCAGCGTTCGGCACCCGCCCAGCGGCAGTACGGGCAGCAGAGCCAGGGCCGGACGTACGAAGAGGGCTACGACAGCTCGTACGACAGCGGCTACAACACGGGCCAGGTCTACGGCCAGGGCGGTCCCGGGAACCAGCGCGGCCCCGGCGGCCCCGGTCCCGGCGGCCCCCGCACCGGCGCCCGCCCCGGCCGCGCCCCGAACTGGGGGCGCCGGATCAGAGTCGGTGTGCTGGTCCTGGTCGTCGTCGTCCTCGCGACCTCGATCGGTACGTACTTCTGGGCCGACGGCAAGCTGCGCCGCGAGGTCGACCTGTCCAAGGTCATCGACCGCCCCGCCACCGGCAAGGGCACGAACTACCTGATCGTGGGCTCGGACAGCCGCGAAGGGATGTCGGCCGCCGACAAGAAGAAGCTCCACACGGGCTCGGCCGAGGGCAAGCGCACCGACTCCATGATCATCCTGCACGTGGGCGACCACGGGAACACGATGATCTCGCTCCCCCGCGACTCGAACGTCACGGTCCCGTCGTACAAGGGCTCCCAGTCCGGCAAGCTCTACCCGAACACCGGCCGCCAGGAGAAGCTGAACGCCGCGTACGCGGAGGACGGCCCCGAACTGCTGGTGCGCACCATCGAGTACAACACCGGGCTGCACATCGACCACTACGCGGAGATCGGCTTCGACGGTTTCGCGAAGATCGTGGACGCGGTCGGCGGTGTGGACATGAACCTCCCCAAGGGCTTCAAGGACAAGTACTCGGGCGCCGACTTCAAGGCGGGCGAGCAGACCCTCAACGGCCAGCAGGCGCTCGCCTTCGTCCGTACCCGGCACGCCTTCGCGGCGAGCGACCTGGAACGTACGAAGAACCAGCAGAAGTTCCTGGCGGCACTGGCGAGCCAGACGGCCACCCCGACCACGGTCATGAACCCGTTCAAGCTCTACCCGGTGATGGGTGCGGGGCTGGACACGGTGATCGTGGACAAGGACATGAGCCTGTGGAACCTGGCGTCCATGTTCTGGGCCATGAAGGGTGTGTCGGGCGGCGACGGCAAGCAGATGAACATGCCGATCTCGGGCTCCACCGGCGGCAACCTGGTCTGGGACAAGACCAAGGTCAAGGAGCTGGTGCAGCAGCTGAAGGACGACGACACGGTGACGGTCACCGGGAACTAGACGGCGACTGCGAGAAGGCCCGGACGGTTCGCCGTCCGGGCCTTCTCGCTGCGCGGCTCTTTCGCTGTCCGAACCTTTCACTGTCCGGGCTCTTTCGCTGTCCAGCTGTCTTTCGCATCTGAGCCTTCACCGGACCTGACCGGAGAGGAGCTTCGTCACCGGGAGAAGTTGGTCGGTTCGGAGCAACTCGCCTGGTGTGTAGAGCTGTTCGCTCATGGCGAGCGCGTCGGCGGCATCGAGTGCCCCGATCTTCGTCTCGCCACCGATCGAGCGGACCGCGCGCAGCTGCGCCAGTTCGAAGTCATGGCGGTCGAGCAGGTCGGAGCTGTGGGTGGTCACGATGACCTGGCGCCGTTCACTCGCGTCGCGCAGCACGTCCAGTAGGACACATACCGCTGCCGGGTGGAGCGCGCTCTCCGGGGCCTCGATGCCGACCGGGCTGAGCGTCTGCCCCGTGCCGGCGAAGAGAGCGACCAGCACGCCGAGCGCCCGAAGTGTGCCGTCCGACATGGACTGGGCCTGAAAGCGCCACGGGTTCTTCGCCCCGGGTACGTCCTGGACGAATTCCAGCGTCTCCCCATTACCCAGCTCCGAACGGGACACTTCGCGCATCCCGGGAACGATCTGGTGCAGATACGCCTCGACCCTTGCCTTGTCGGCCCGGTCCAGCCGGTGCAGCACGCTGGCGATATTGGCGCCGTCCCGGTGCAGGAACTCCCCGGAGTCGGGTGTCTGCGGCTGCCGCATGACATCAGGCGTCAGGCTGAACACACTGATCCCGGCGAGCCCGTCGAAAACCGGCTGGAACGCGTCGAGCCCCGCCGCGGACACCAGGTAGAGACGCCTGTCGTTCACCGGCGGCATCACCGGCTCGGACTGATCCGCCAGCACCCCTTTCTCGACCCGGAACCGGGCGTCGGCGTACCGCTGCCCCTCGCCGGTCCGCGCGTCGAACCACACCCCGCAGTTCTCGCGGGCGATCCGGAACCCGCCGCCCTTCACCGCGGCGACCTCGAACCCGTATTCCCCCTCGTAACCGGGGCCGCTGAACTCCAGGTCGATGGAGAAGTGCGTCGGATGCCCGGTGGACCGCCGCCGTACTTCCGCGACCCCGCCACGGCTCCGCAGCGCCTGGTCGAGCGAGGTCTGCAGTGACTCGGAAAGCAGCCGCAGCGCGTCGAGGAAATTGCTCTTGCCCGACCCGTTGGGCCCTACCAGGAGAAGCAGCCGCCCCAGCTTGACGTCAGCCTCCGCGATGCTTCGGTACTGCCGGAGCCTGACCCTGGTCAGCGCAAAATGGTTGTCCTGCATGTGCCCAGTCTGGCAGCCGTTTCCGTACGGGAGGTGCGGCACGGGACACTCCGCGCCTACCTGGCGCACGGCCACACCAGCCGTACTCCGCCGCCCGCGAGCCGGGAGAACCACATGACAGCCCGCTCCGGCGAGCGCAGCACCATGCGGGAGCCACCCGAAACGGCAGAGACATCGGCGCTGCCGTCGGGATGGGCCAGGCCCCAGGCGAGGACGTGGGCGTCTAGATCGGCGTCGCCGTCACCTGCGCGGAACTCCTCCACCACGGCGAAGAGGCGTGGGGCTGTGGCTTCGACGAGGTCGCGGACTTCCTGGTCGAAGCCGTCGGGACGGGCGGAGGCGGGTTGCTCCGGGGATACGGTTGCCATGTGAAGTCCTCTGTCCAGGATGCGAGTTGACTCATCGAGTAACCCTAGCCAGGGCCTAGTAGATCTATCAGTAATGCACTGATCCAGCTCCCACTTTCATCCATGTGGGTGACGGGCCGGGACATAAAAGTGACAGCGGGAGGATGTGTATGGCCACGGCAATGCCACCGACATTGCGGCAACGCCGCTTGGGCACCGAGTTGAGAAAGTTGCGCGAACGGGCGGGACTGAGCTCCACCGCCGCCGCTGCTGAGGTCGGCATCCAGCAAGCCCGCATGAGCATGATCGAAGCTGGCAGGTACGCGGTCAGCGCCGACCGCGTCCGCGCACTCGCGTCTGCCTACGCCTGCCCCGATACGACCCTGGTCGAGGCATTGGCAGCGATGACGGGCGGGCGCGGTCGAGGATGGTGGGACGAGTACCGCGAGCTTCTTCCCGCCTCGCTGGTCGAAGTTGCCGAATTCGAGCACTACGCAACCGAGTTGCGAGTGGGTGTAGTCGTGGCGATGGCCGGTCTCGTACAGACCCTTGAGCACGCCCGGGTCGCATTCCAGCAGAGCGTTCCCACGATGCATCCACATGAGATCGAGCACCGGGTGTCATTCCGGGTGAAGCGTCAGGCTGTTCTCCACTCAAGTCCGCCCACCCCGTACACGGCTATCGTCCATGAGGCCGCACTCCGCATGGGTTTCGGCGGGCCGGACATCATGCGCGACCAGCTGAGTCACTTGATCGCGATGAGCGAACGGGGCAACGTGCGGATTCTGGTCGTGCCCTTCGACCGGCCACACTTCCCGGCCTCCGGCCAGCCCATCAGCTATGCAAGCGGGCCGGTCCCGCAGCTGGATACCGTCCTGCTGGACTCCGACCACGGCTGTGAGTTTCTGGACGCGGAGGCGCAGGTGTACCGGTACCGGTCTGTCCTGGACCGCATGGAGACCTGTGCGCTTCCACCGGGCAAGAGCCGTGACTTCATTCGTCAGATCGCAAAGGCCATCTGAAGGGGCGCACATGGACACCTATCGCTGGCAGAAGTCTTCTTTCAGCGGCGAAGCCGCAAACTGCGTCGACGTCGCCATAGCCCCCGACGGCGGCATCGCACTCCGGGAAAGCGACTCCCCCAGCGCGATCCTCACCACGACCCCCGCCTCATTCGGCGCCCTGCTCGCCGCAGTCAGGCACCGGAAGTTCACCCGCAGAATCACGAAGAGCATCTGAGAAGGGATCCCCTGTGCCCGTATACACCTGGCAGAAGTCCTCGTACAGCACCGAGGGCGCGAACTGCGTCAACGTCGCCATAGCCCCCGACGGCGGCATCGCACTCCGGGAAAGCGACTCCCCCAGCGCGATCCTCACCACGACCCCCGCATCACTCGGCGCCCTGCTCGCCACAGTCAAACGCGGCAACACGCCCCGGGCCGACCGCGCCTGAACCAGGCCGTCAGCCCTGCGGCGTCCAGCCGGTCTCGGTCACCCACTGCTCGGCGATCCCCACGACCAGGTCCACCACCGGATCCTTCACATCGGCGTACGTCCCCACGTCGGGCACCGCGTCGGCGAGGGTCCGCTTGAAGGCCGCGTACGCGGGCACCGCCTCCGGGTGGGCCCGGAACCAGTCGCGGAAGAGCAGCGCGAGCCGCTCGTTGGGTGAACCGGCCACCCGTACATGGAGGTTGACGTCCTCGCCCGTCTCCGAGCGCAGCCACCACAGCCGCTTGCCCCAGCGGGCGGGGTCGTCGTCGGACCCGGCCGGTACGTGGTCGCGTTCGTACGGAGAGCGCTGGAACCCACGGGCCGCCAGCGGCCCCGCGAACGCGTCGGCCGCTGCTGCCAGGTCCTCGACGCTCGCCTGGAGGTCGTAGACCGGCTTGGCCGCCATGCCGGGGATCGCGGTGGAGCCGATGTGCTCGATCCGCAGTGCCAGTGGGGCGAGCGCCGCGCACAGCTCGTCGGCGATGGCGCGACCGCGCGACTGCCAGGCGGGGTCCGGGGGAAGCACGACCGGGCGGGTGGACGTGGTGGTGGTGTCGTTGGCCATTCGACCGAGTCTAGGACGTGGCGGGAATCCCGTTCCCGCCCCGCGTGGGACGTCACGGGGCCTGGCAGGGAATGAGCGCGGGGTCGATCGTCCAGTGGCGGGTACGGAAGATCCGGCCCGCGAACGGCACGTCCTTCTCCCCCACGGCCGTGAAGCCGAGGGTTCGGCAGATGCCGTTCGACGCGGCGTTCGTGACCGAGGGAAACGCGTGCACGAGCCCCCAACGGCCGTCGTCCCGAGCCCGTTCGAGTACGGCGCGGACGGCACGCTTGCCGAGCCCCTGCCCCTGGAACTCGGGCAGCACCATCCACCCGATCTCGGAGATCAGCTCCCCGTCCGCGGTGTGGGTGTACAGGGTCACGATGCCTGCCGCCTCGCCGGATCCGACTCCAGCCCCGT from Streptomyces sp. NBC_01267 harbors:
- a CDS encoding AAA family ATPase, whose product is MQDNHFALTRVRLRQYRSIAEADVKLGRLLLLVGPNGSGKSNFLDALRLLSESLQTSLDQALRSRGGVAEVRRRSTGHPTHFSIDLEFSGPGYEGEYGFEVAAVKGGGFRIARENCGVWFDARTGEGQRYADARFRVEKGVLADQSEPVMPPVNDRRLYLVSAAGLDAFQPVFDGLAGISVFSLTPDVMRQPQTPDSGEFLHRDGANIASVLHRLDRADKARVEAYLHQIVPGMREVSRSELGNGETLEFVQDVPGAKNPWRFQAQSMSDGTLRALGVLVALFAGTGQTLSPVGIEAPESALHPAAVCVLLDVLRDASERRQVIVTTHSSDLLDRHDFELAQLRAVRSIGGETKIGALDAADALAMSEQLYTPGELLRTDQLLPVTKLLSGQVR
- a CDS encoding helix-turn-helix domain-containing protein, with protein sequence MATAMPPTLRQRRLGTELRKLRERAGLSSTAAAAEVGIQQARMSMIEAGRYAVSADRVRALASAYACPDTTLVEALAAMTGGRGRGWWDEYRELLPASLVEVAEFEHYATELRVGVVVAMAGLVQTLEHARVAFQQSVPTMHPHEIEHRVSFRVKRQAVLHSSPPTPYTAIVHEAALRMGFGGPDIMRDQLSHLIAMSERGNVRILVVPFDRPHFPASGQPISYASGPVPQLDTVLLDSDHGCEFLDAEAQVYRYRSVLDRMETCALPPGKSRDFIRQIAKAI
- a CDS encoding DUF397 domain-containing protein: MDTYRWQKSSFSGEAANCVDVAIAPDGGIALRESDSPSAILTTTPASFGALLAAVRHRKFTRRITKSI
- a CDS encoding DUF397 domain-containing protein; protein product: MPVYTWQKSSYSTEGANCVNVAIAPDGGIALRESDSPSAILTTTPASLGALLATVKRGNTPRADRA
- a CDS encoding GrpB family protein, encoding MANDTTTTSTRPVVLPPDPAWQSRGRAIADELCAALAPLALRIEHIGSTAIPGMAAKPVYDLQASVEDLAAAADAFAGPLAARGFQRSPYERDHVPAGSDDDPARWGKRLWWLRSETGEDVNLHVRVAGSPNERLALLFRDWFRAHPEAVPAYAAFKRTLADAVPDVGTYADVKDPVVDLVVGIAEQWVTETGWTPQG
- a CDS encoding GNAT family N-acetyltransferase — its product is MRLRDVRISDVDAYVRMRCDPVMMAELGGPLPREGMADKVRRDVRSAEAGTDWIKMIVPDRREDGDGAGVGSGEAAGIVTLYTHTADGELISEIGWMVLPEFQGQGLGKRAVRAVLERARDDGRWGLVHAFPSVTNAASNGICRTLGFTAVGEKDVPFAGRIFRTRHWTIDPALIPCQAP